A window from Deltaproteobacteria bacterium encodes these proteins:
- a CDS encoding efflux RND transporter periplasmic adaptor subunit — translation MIRGTLLRAAALAIAGALAGCGAGEPHADDGSEAHGPERDGHDHASAPEPIPMDAAQRAAAGIEVATAGPATIHEHVVLGGRITANEDALAHLRPRFPGAVLAVHKRVGDRVAPGDLLAVIESNESLHPYEVRARLAGTVIAKEIAPGEFVSSEQEIFVIADLSTVWVDLDVYRPDFGRLRLGQRVRVDAGDGTPPAESTISYLSPVGAPNTQTLLARAVLPNPDRTWRPGLFVTAEVERESEDVAVAVAAGAVQRLGDRDVVYLEREGGFVAQPVELGRRDAERVEVRAGLAAGQRYAAQGSFVVKAEAGKAGASHEH, via the coding sequence ATGATCCGCGGGACGCTCCTGCGAGCGGCGGCGCTCGCGATCGCCGGGGCCCTGGCCGGCTGCGGAGCCGGCGAGCCGCACGCAGACGACGGGAGCGAAGCCCATGGGCCCGAGCGCGACGGCCACGACCACGCGTCCGCGCCGGAGCCGATCCCGATGGACGCTGCGCAGCGCGCAGCCGCCGGCATCGAGGTTGCCACCGCCGGCCCCGCGACGATCCACGAGCACGTGGTGCTGGGGGGCCGCATCACCGCCAACGAGGACGCGCTCGCCCATCTCCGGCCGCGCTTCCCGGGCGCGGTGCTCGCGGTCCACAAGCGCGTCGGCGATCGGGTCGCGCCCGGTGACCTGCTCGCGGTCATCGAGAGCAACGAGAGCCTGCACCCCTACGAGGTGCGCGCGCGCCTCGCGGGCACCGTGATCGCCAAGGAGATCGCACCCGGCGAGTTCGTGTCGAGCGAGCAGGAGATCTTCGTGATCGCCGACCTCTCGACCGTGTGGGTGGATCTCGACGTCTACCGCCCCGACTTCGGCCGGCTGCGGCTCGGCCAGCGCGTACGCGTCGACGCCGGCGACGGCACGCCGCCCGCGGAGAGCACGATCTCGTATCTCTCGCCGGTCGGGGCACCGAACACCCAGACGCTCCTGGCGCGGGCCGTGCTGCCGAACCCGGATCGCACCTGGCGCCCGGGCCTGTTCGTCACCGCCGAGGTCGAGCGTGAGTCCGAGGACGTGGCGGTGGCGGTCGCCGCCGGGGCCGTGCAGCGGCTGGGCGACCGCGACGTCGTCTACCTCGAGCGCGAGGGCGGCTTCGTGGCGCAGCCCGTCGAGCTCGGGCGCCGCGACGCGGAGCGCGTCGAGGTGCGCGCGGGCCTGGCCGCCGGCCAGCGCTACGCGGCCCAGGGGAGCTTCGTCGTGAAGGCCGAGGCCGGCAAGGCCGGCGCGAGCCACGAGCACTAG
- a CDS encoding TolC family protein, with amino-acid sequence MRRSVAAWAPALCAALAAPAQAQPGPPGPLPLGRELPTFSAAADPAASAAPAAVDPTGVLGLEDALAAALLGNPELASEAYELRAREAALLQAGRRPNPTLSLEVEDVLGSGELGGASESQTTLEIGQLVELGGKRAARVRLAEAERGLAGWDHEARRLDVFTATADAFAELLAAQERSRLAAAAARLAAALGRAARQRVAAGLASPAERIRADVTVAEAALASERAERAVAVARAALAQQWGGTEARFERAAGDLGVPPEPPPLDELRSRAAGSPERARWAVAREGRDAELAGARSARVPDVTLAAGPRYLAGSDDATLVFGASLPLPLWDRNDGAIAEARYRRARVEQEQRAAEQRADAELAAARAALLASSAEAERLGASVLPALDRLAAELRRGYEAGRNSQHEVLEAEAERIATSLRRVDALLEAQRAAHRLERLTGAPLGRAAR; translated from the coding sequence ATGCGACGATCCGTCGCGGCCTGGGCGCCGGCGCTGTGCGCCGCGCTCGCCGCCCCTGCGCAGGCCCAGCCCGGGCCGCCCGGCCCGCTCCCCCTGGGCCGCGAGCTCCCCACCTTCTCCGCTGCCGCGGATCCGGCGGCGAGCGCCGCGCCGGCGGCCGTGGATCCCACGGGCGTCCTGGGCCTCGAGGACGCGCTCGCGGCCGCGCTGCTCGGGAACCCCGAGCTCGCCTCCGAGGCCTACGAGCTGCGCGCGCGCGAGGCGGCGCTGCTCCAGGCCGGCCGGCGCCCGAACCCGACCCTCTCGCTCGAGGTCGAGGACGTCCTCGGCAGCGGGGAGCTCGGGGGTGCGAGCGAGTCGCAGACGACGCTCGAGATCGGGCAGCTCGTCGAGCTCGGCGGCAAGCGCGCGGCGCGCGTGCGTCTCGCCGAGGCCGAGCGCGGGCTGGCCGGCTGGGACCACGAGGCGCGCCGTCTCGACGTCTTCACCGCGACCGCGGACGCGTTCGCCGAGCTGCTCGCCGCGCAGGAGAGGAGCCGGCTTGCCGCCGCTGCCGCCCGCCTCGCCGCGGCGCTCGGTCGCGCTGCCCGGCAGCGGGTCGCGGCCGGGCTGGCCTCGCCGGCCGAGCGGATCCGCGCCGACGTCACCGTTGCCGAAGCCGCCCTCGCGAGCGAACGCGCCGAGCGCGCGGTGGCGGTCGCACGTGCGGCGCTCGCCCAGCAGTGGGGCGGCACGGAGGCCCGCTTCGAGCGCGCCGCCGGCGACCTCGGGGTGCCGCCCGAGCCGCCGCCCCTCGACGAGCTGCGCAGCCGTGCGGCCGGGAGCCCCGAGCGGGCGCGCTGGGCCGTGGCGCGCGAGGGCCGCGACGCCGAGCTCGCGGGCGCCCGCAGCGCGCGCGTGCCCGACGTGACGCTCGCGGCAGGGCCGCGCTACCTGGCCGGCTCCGACGACGCGACGCTCGTCTTCGGGGCGTCGCTCCCGCTTCCGCTCTGGGATCGCAACGACGGGGCGATCGCGGAGGCGCGCTACCGGCGCGCCCGGGTCGAGCAGGAGCAGCGCGCGGCGGAGCAGCGCGCGGACGCCGAGCTCGCGGCGGCGCGGGCCGCGCTCCTGGCCTCGAGCGCGGAGGCGGAGCGGCTCGGTGCGAGCGTGCTCCCTGCGCTCGATCGCCTCGCCGCCGAGCTCCGGCGCGGCTACGAGGCCGGCCGCAACTCCCAGCACGAGGTGCTGGAGGCCGAGGCCGAGCGGATCGCCACCTCCCTGCGCCGGGTCGACGCCCTGCTCGAGGCGCAGCGCGCCGCGCATCGGCTGGAGCGCCTCACCGGCGCACCGCTCGGGAGGGCGGCCCGATGA
- a CDS encoding class I SAM-dependent methyltransferase has translation MPDAPKSFHLSPAVHDYLVRHGTPPDAVQQELIAATKQLGGISLMQIAPEQGAFLTLLARAIGARQALEVGTFTGYSALCIARGLAPGGRLLCCDVSEEWTAIARRFWAKAGVAERIELRLGPAAETLAALPREPRFDLAFLDADKGGYPLYYEEILERLRPGGLVLVDNVLWFGRVADPAADDEATGQIRAFNAKLAADPRVEVVLLPIGDGLTIARKR, from the coding sequence ATGCCCGACGCCCCCAAGTCCTTCCACCTCTCGCCCGCCGTCCACGACTACCTGGTCCGGCACGGCACCCCGCCCGACGCCGTGCAGCAGGAGCTGATCGCGGCGACGAAGCAGCTCGGCGGGATCTCGCTCATGCAGATCGCGCCCGAGCAGGGCGCCTTCCTGACCCTGCTCGCGCGCGCGATCGGCGCGCGCCAAGCGCTCGAGGTCGGCACCTTCACCGGCTACTCGGCCCTGTGCATCGCGCGCGGGCTCGCGCCCGGGGGCCGGCTGCTCTGCTGCGACGTCTCCGAGGAGTGGACCGCGATCGCGCGCCGCTTCTGGGCGAAGGCGGGCGTCGCCGAGCGCATCGAGCTGCGCCTCGGCCCGGCGGCCGAGACGCTCGCCGCGCTGCCGCGCGAGCCCCGCTTCGACCTCGCCTTCCTCGACGCCGACAAGGGCGGCTACCCGCTCTACTACGAGGAGATCCTGGAGCGGCTGCGCCCGGGCGGGCTCGTGCTCGTCGACAACGTGCTCTGGTTCGGGCGCGTCGCCGACCCGGCGGCCGACGACGAGGCGACCGGGCAGATCCGGGCCTTCAACGCGAAGCTCGCCGCCGATCCGCGCGTCGAGGTCGTCCTGCTCCCGATCGGCGACGGGCTCACGATCGCGCGCAAGCGCTGA
- a CDS encoding glutathione S-transferase family protein yields MASRILVIGNKNYSSWSLRAWLALRMAGLAFEEQRIPLSVAGTRAAILRHSPAGWVPVLHDGALTVWDSLAICEYAAEQAPQAGLWPAEAAARAHARAISAEMHAGFAALRSALPMNLRAEGAHLALAPEVHAEVERVVAIWEGCRARSGLAGPFLFGSFTIADAMYAPVVTRFHSYGVALPPAARAYADAVRALPALCEWTAAARAEPERIPETDAVALSACARS; encoded by the coding sequence TTGGCGTCCCGGATCCTCGTGATCGGCAACAAGAACTACTCGTCGTGGTCGCTGCGCGCCTGGCTCGCGTTGCGCATGGCCGGGCTCGCCTTCGAGGAGCAGCGCATCCCCCTCTCGGTCGCGGGGACCCGGGCGGCGATCCTCCGCCACTCGCCCGCCGGCTGGGTGCCTGTCCTGCACGACGGTGCGCTCACGGTCTGGGACTCGCTCGCGATCTGCGAGTACGCCGCCGAGCAAGCGCCGCAGGCGGGCCTGTGGCCGGCGGAGGCGGCCGCGCGCGCGCACGCGCGGGCGATCAGCGCGGAGATGCACGCGGGCTTCGCCGCGCTGCGCAGCGCCCTGCCGATGAACCTGCGCGCGGAGGGCGCGCACCTCGCGCTGGCACCCGAGGTGCACGCCGAGGTCGAGCGCGTCGTCGCGATCTGGGAGGGCTGCCGCGCGCGCTCCGGTCTGGCCGGGCCCTTCCTCTTCGGCTCCTTCACGATCGCCGACGCGATGTACGCGCCCGTGGTGACGCGCTTCCACAGCTACGGCGTGGCGCTCCCGCCGGCGGCGCGGGCCTACGCCGACGCGGTGCGCGCGCTCCCCGCGCTCTGCGAGTGGACGGCCGCGGCCCGCGCGGAGCCCGAGCGCATCCCGGAGACCGACGCCGTGGCGCTCAGCGCTTGCGCGCGATCGTGA
- a CDS encoding TetR/AcrR family transcriptional regulator, whose protein sequence is MSSSTPRPRPRRRPAAATRPARRERPRGAERRRQILDEAARLFASAGFRGVTTRDVAARVGITEAALYRYFPGKEAIYAAILEERMASADPLAALEEAAAAGRDREVFTGLALLLLRRVEQDPSLLRLLLFSALEGHDMAGPFQEKRIRRLRSFLEEYAKRRQREGAFRGIDPALTARAFIGMVVDHLIVRHVFGQRDAYPQPPEAVAEAYVAIFLDGVRARAGRARRG, encoded by the coding sequence ATGTCCTCCTCGACCCCGCGGCCCCGTCCCCGCCGCCGGCCGGCCGCCGCCACGCGCCCGGCCCGCCGGGAGCGCCCGCGCGGGGCCGAGCGCCGGCGCCAGATCCTCGACGAGGCGGCGCGCCTGTTCGCGAGCGCCGGCTTCCGCGGCGTCACGACGCGCGACGTGGCGGCGCGGGTCGGCATCACCGAGGCCGCGCTCTACCGCTACTTCCCGGGCAAGGAGGCGATCTACGCGGCGATCCTCGAGGAGCGCATGGCCAGCGCCGACCCGCTGGCGGCGCTCGAGGAGGCGGCCGCCGCGGGCCGCGACCGCGAGGTGTTCACGGGCCTCGCGCTGCTCCTCCTGCGGCGGGTCGAGCAGGACCCCTCGCTGCTGCGCCTGCTGCTCTTCTCCGCGCTCGAGGGCCACGACATGGCGGGCCCCTTCCAGGAGAAGCGCATCCGGCGCCTGCGCAGCTTCCTCGAGGAGTACGCCAAGCGCCGCCAGCGCGAGGGCGCCTTCCGCGGCATCGACCCGGCCCTGACGGCGCGCGCCTTCATCGGGATGGTCGTGGACCACCTGATCGTGCGGCACGTCTTCGGGCAGCGCGACGCCTACCCGCAGCCGCCCGAGGCGGTCGCCGAGGCCTACGTCGCGATCTTCCTCGACGGCGTGCGCGCCCGGGCCGGGCGGGCCCGCCGTGGCTGA